A window of Chryseobacterium aquaeductus genomic DNA:
GCCAAGCATTTTTACCATTTCTGGAATTGCTTCGTTAATCATTGAAAACTGTTTGAAATTCTGACTGGCATCTACACTCTTTTTGGTAAAAAGCTCTTTAGACTTCATGTACATTGCAAATTCTTCCGGCATTTTTGCTTGGTTTGCTTTGTTCTTTGTAGAATCATCACCTTCAAAAACGGGTTTATATTTGGCAACAACTCTGGTAACTTCCATATTATCTACATCGATGTCTCCATTTTTACCGCCGATGAAATTCCAACCGTGAATGTCATCGATATATCCGTTTTTGTCATCATCCTTTCCATTGTTCGGAACTTCATTGGGATTCGACCATATATTTTTCACTAATCCAGGATGATCGACCTGAACACCACTGTCTAGTACACCTACAACAACAGTTTTAGGTTTAAGACCTTTGGATTCTAAATATTTGTAAGCGTTTTCGGTATTTACACCATACACTTTTGATGTGGAAAAATCTTTGTGATACCACGTCATCAGATCCTTATTTTCTTTTGGATCAACAGCTGTAGCCTTTGCTTCTTGCGCGTACACAGAACTGAAACCTGCTAAAAAAAGAGCAGCTAATACTATTTTCTTCATTATACTAAAATTATTTAATATTTTTAAGATAAGTCACAGATTCTGGTCCTTTGTTACAGATAAGATCAATAATTGACAAATCTTTCAAAAAACCATATTTATCTGTGAAAATCTGATAATACTCATCCATCTCAAACTGGGATTCAAATTTTGTTGAAAATTGATCACGAAAATTAATCTGAGACGGATTTTTAAAATATTCTTCATTCAAAGATTGTGCCTTTTCTGTCTTCAATATTTTTTGAATAATATCGATACTTTTTAAATTAAAATCTAGTAAAAATTTTTCTTTCTTCTCATAAAGCACTTCAAATTTATCTTCATAATATTCGAAATAAGGCGAACCTTGATATACATTTTTGATCGATTTCCAATGAATCTTCATCCAATCTTCCCTGTAAGAAATTTCAATATCCTTCATTTCTCTTTTCCCCGTATGGTTGATGGGAATTATAAGTGAAAGTTTTCCGTTCGCCCCATAGATATTGGTTCTATTTCGGAATGTCTGCTTTGGAAAGCTTTCGTACTGTTCGAAAACAACTTCATTATCAGGATCTAAAAAAACTGAAAACCATGAGATTGGTGGCAGATAAAATACGGGTAGTAATATATTTTGCATGCTTATTTAATTTTTAGGATAAAAAACTCTTCCCACAATATCATCTTTATCAGCAAAACCTACGAATCTTGAATCTAGACTTGCATTACGGTTATCACCAAGAAAAAACACTTTACCAAGAGGTACGGTCAGCGGACCAAAATTGTCTGCATTCCATTTTTTACCAAATGTTTTAAAAATATAGGGATCAGTTTCTGTGCTGATAAGCCTTTCAAAAAAGTAGTCTTTTGTAAGATCTTTTTTACTGAGTTGTGTTATATAATGATTTTCATCTATTGGATAAAAGTCTTCTTCCAAAGTTCCTTTTTCGATGAGATGGTTGGCAAAACCTCTATCAATTTTGTACGCTTGATTGATTTCAAAATTTCCGTTGATAAGAGAATCATTTACATATAAATCTCCATTTTTGATTTGAATTCTATCGCCTTCCACACCCACAAGACGCTGAGCGTAAATGCCAGGAAAATGATCTGGATTCTTCTGTTCATAAGCAAGTATTTTATATTTATCATAAGGCAAAATATTACTCATAAATAACCAATCTCCTCTTTTGATGGTAGGTTCACTTCCGGCTGTTGGTATTAAAGCATATTGCAAAACCCCAGAGAGTTTTGCAATAATTATAATGGTAACGATAAAGCTTCCGGTAAGGAGAACTTTATTAAATATTTTACTCTTAAACACTAATCTTCTTCTGTTTTTTTCTTCTTGAAAAGTTTAACAAAATATTCCCAACCAAAGAATAGCACAAGTATCAGAACGGCAATCCACCAGTAAGAAGTTTTATTGGCTTCTCCTGTATTAGTTGCTTTAAACATTCTGTCAAAACGAACTTTCGTAGGGGCTTTATATTCTACATTTTTATCTTCAAACAAACCTTGTACACTCATCCAAGTAAACATTGGTTTTCCTACAATATTTTCTTCAGGAACAAAACCAAAGAATCTCGCATCTAAAGAAGCATCTCTGTTGTCTCCCACCATCATATAGTAATCTTGTTGAATAGTATATTGATTAGTTTCTTTTCCATTGATGAAAATTTTACCATTTTTATTTTCTAATGTGTTATGTTCATAGTTTTTAATAATCCATTGAAATTCTGGTAAGTTAAGAAGATTTATTGTAACAACATCTCCTTTTTTAGGTATTTTAATTGGACCATATTGATCCTGATTCCATCCACTGTTTATTGGGAAGATAGACTGTGTAGTATCTATTTTAGATCTCGATGCATTTCTGTAAGAAACTCCTGAATCATTTTTCGTTTGAATATCTTCTTTTATATCTACTACCTCTGGAAGACTTTTTATAATTTTATACCTTTCCTTGTCTAATCCTTGAAAAGAATATATATAACCTGAATTAGTTTTCAAATATTGTAGATGATTATCTCTATCAATCTCATCAAGCCAAAAATATCCATATTTTGAATTAAGACCATTCATATCCAATAAATCACTTGTTGTGACAGTATATCTATGTTGAACTTCTTGATCACCTAAAAATATTTCAGGTTTATTATTGACAAACATCTTACCGTCACGCATTTCAAATGTATCACCAGCAACTGCCACACATCTCTTTACGTAAGGATCTGCACGATCTAGCGAAACGTGTACAGAATCTCTCGGGTAGTTGAAAACTACAATATCATTTTTCTGAGGTTTGTTGAATTGAAATATTCTCTCGTACGGTAATTTTACAGCTTCCACATACGATTTCGGATCGTCCTTTGGATTCCCTTTTATTCCTGTATCAAGAATGGTTCCCTGTAAAAAAGGGATTGCCAGGGGACGCATCGGCAATCTGTAACCATAGCTCCATTTATTTACAAAAAGGAAATCTCCCACCAGAAGTGTACGCTCCATTGAACCTGTAGGAATCCCGAAAGGCTGTGTGAAAAACACATGAATTATCGTCGCGAAAACTACTGCAAAAGTGATTGATCCTGCGAAAGTATCTTTCTTTTCAGCAGCTTTTTCTTCGTCAGTAAGGTAAAGATCATTTTTATCTTCTATCTCTACATCTTTAGAATAATTGACGGTCGCCATGTAAATGAACGGCAGAAGTACTGTAAGAACCTGGTTTTGTACAAGGTTTTTCCCAAACTTTTTCATTAAATAAATATGAAATACCGACATCATAATGGGTCCCACAATTGGCAAATATGATAAAATTGCCCACCATTTCGGATGTTCTGTCTCTTTTAAAATAATGAAATAATTGTAGAATGGTACAAACGCAAAAAGCGGACTATACCCCATTTTCTTGAACAGCTTCCAAGTGGAAATCCCCATCAATAATGATAAAATGAGAACATAAACTGCGTACGTTAAAAAATAATTCATAAATTTTTGTGCCTAATCTTTAATATGAGTAGTGAGTAATGAGCAATGTGTAATAAATAATTAACGATTACACAAATTTCTATAATTAGTTTGCAAAGTTGAAGTTTTGTTACAAAATTAAAGTCCCAAAACGTCTTTCATTGTAAAATTTCCTTTTTTATCTTTAATCCATTCTGCAGCTACGACCGCACCAAGTGCAAAACCGTTTCTGTTGAATGCTGTGTGTTTTATTTCGATTTCGTCAACCTCACTTTTGTAATAAACGCTGTGAGTTCCCGGAACTTCATCTTCACGGATCGCAAAAATCCCAAGATTTTTCTCCTGAGTTTCCTCCAATTTCCATGCTTCATATTTGGGATTGCTTTTGAAAATTCCTTCTGCTATAGAAATTGCAGTTCCACTGGGAGCATCTAACTTGTGAATATGATGAATTTCTTCTAACTGACAAGAATATTCGTCCACGCTTTTCATCAAATCTGCCAACTTTTCGTTTAAGGCAAAAAATAAATTCACTCCTAAACTAAAATTTGAACCATATAAAAATGCAGTTTCGTTTTCTACCGCTAAATTTTCAATCTCAGTTTTTCTTTCAAGCCATCCTGTTGTACCGCAAATTACCGGAATTTTATTTTCCAGACAAGCTTTAATATTATCAAAAGCTACTTCAGGTAAAGAGAATTCGATCACTACATCCGGGCTGTTTAAAGTTTCAGCAGTTGGAGTTTCTTTTAATCGGGCAACCACCTCGTGCCCTCTCTTTGTAGCAATCTCGTCAATGATTTTGCCCATTTTACCGTATCCAACTAATGCAATTTTCATATACAAAAAAAGTTTTTAAAACTTATAACTTAAACTTAATCCCGTCTTGGGAGGAGCGCTTCCAAAATCATCATAAATCACTGCCGGCGCAAATGTAAGATCGGGATCTTTACGACCTTCATACAAATGTGCATCTACCACTGCATCTACAATATTTAAAATATAAAGAAGACCCGTAATAGCGATCGCGTAATCTCTCTGCCTTTTTACCCTATCCTGAGCATTTCCCAAGGCGATTTTATCTAAATATGGTCTTGCATCAACAAATTCATTCGGAGTTCCGTTGAGCTTTGCGATGTAATATTCCCGGTACTTTTTATATTGATTTTGATTCCAGATGGCGATTCCCGCTCCAACGCCTACTGCACCCCAAACTACCGGGATTTTCCAATATTTTTTGTTGTAAAACTGTCCTAATCCTGGTAGAACGGCGGAGTATAAACCTGCTTTTGTAGGATTAAGTTTTTTAACAACAATTTTTGCGGGAGCATTTGCTTTTTCGATGGTTTCAACGACTGAAGTTTCTGATACTTTAGACACTGCAACACTGTCTGGCGGAGCAGAATCTACGAGTATGGTATCATTTCGAGTAACTTGCGACTGAAATATCCCCATCAAGAACAAGAAAAATATGAAAAGTAATTTTGTCATTTATTTAATATGAGATAAAATATATTCCAGCTCATCTTCATTTTTAAAATCTAAAACAATTTTTCCTTTCTTTCCTGTACCAACCGTTTTGATTTCAACTTTTACGTCAAGAATGTCTGCAATTGTTTTTTGTGCTCTCTTATAATTGTTGGAAAGCTCAACTTTTGCTTTTTTAGCTGCAGGAGATTTAGGATTTTTAAATGCGATTGCCGCTTGCTCGGTTTGGCGAACATTCAGTTTTTCTTTAATAATAATATCAAATAAAGCCTGCTGGTGCTCTTCATTTTCAAGGCTGATGATTGCTCTTCCGTGTCCTGCTGATATTTCACCGCTTCTTATGGCATTCTGAATATCCGGATTCAACCTTAATAATCTGATAGAGTTGGTAATCGTACTTCTGTCTTTCCCTACTCTTTGGCTCAGATTTTCCTGTGTCATTCCGATTTCTTCCATCAACCTTTGGTAGGTTAAAGCAATTTCTATCGAATCAAGATCTTCACGCTGAATATTTTCTACTAGAGCCATCTCTAAAAGCTCCTGATCGTTTACCAATCGTATGTATGCAGGAACAGACGTTAAACCCGCAATTTTACTTGCTCTGAAACGTCTTTCACCAGATATAATTTCAAACTTTTCACCATCTTTTCTTAACGTAATTGGCTGAATTACTCCAAGATTTTTTATCGATTGTGCTAGTTCGTTTAATGCTTTTTCGTCAAAATAAGTTCTTGGCTGAGTGGGATTCGGATAAATATCTTCAATAGAAACTTCCATGATATTTCCTACAAAATTTTCTGCGCCCTCATCTGTTGCAGAATTTACCATAGCTTTTGATTCGGCGCTCAAAATAGCACCCAAACCACGTCCCATCGCTCTTTTCTTGTCTTTCATTCTGTGTATAAATGATAATTGATTAATGATAGTTGATTAATTATTAATTCCAAAAATCATTTTTAATTCTTTACTAAATTTTCGTTTTTCAGAAGAACTTCTTCTGCCAGTTGTAGATATTGAATTGCGCCTTTGCTTTCTGCATCGTAGTTTAAGATACTTTCACCAAAACTTGGAGCTTCGCTCAACCTTACGTTTCTGCTGATAATAGTTTCAAAAACCATTTCCGGGAAATGCGCATGCACTTCTTCCACAACCTGATTAGACAATCTTAAACGGCTATCATACATCGTCAAAAGCAATCCTTCGATATCTAAATCTTTATTGTGAATTTTCTGAACATTTTTAATGGTATTCAAGAGCTTGCCCAAACCTTCCAAAGCAAAATATTCGCATTGAATCGGGATAATCACAGAGTCAGCAGCTGTCAATGCATTTACGGTAATCAAACCTAAACTTGGTGCACAATCGATGATAATGTAATCATAATCATCTCTCACTGTTGCCAAAGCTTTTTTCAGCATATATTCACGGTTTTCTTTGTCTACCAATTCAATTTCTGCGGCTACCAAATCAATGTGAGATGGCACGATATCTAAGTTGGGAGTGGTCGTTTTCTGTATACAATTTCTTGTTTCAATGCTGTGCTCCAGCAAATTGTACGTAGAATATTGCACCTCTTCTACGCCAAGACCAGATGTCGCATTAGCCTGTGGATCTGCATCGATGATTAATATTTTCTTTTCTAATACCCCTAATGCTGCAGCTAAATTTACAGCTGTGGTCGTCTTGCCTACTCCACCTTTTTGATTAGCGATACCTATGATTTTTGCCATTGCTTGAACTTTAAGTTTCAAAAATACACTTTTTTCTCTGCTTTTAAGGAAGGGATAAAACGAATGTAGAGTTAAAATATTGTTAATTAAGACATTAGACATAAAAAAAATTATCCACAAAAAAAATAGTATTTTGTGGATAAGTGAAAAGATTCGTTCTGAATAATATTAATTATCGAACTTCATGGAAATGGGAAACTTAAAATAACTTCTTACAGCTTCCCCTTTTTTATTTTTACCTGGAATCCATTTTCCTTTAATTGATTTTATCGTTCTTAAAGCTTCTGCGTTGAAATCTAAATTTTTACCGTCTGCTTTAATTCCTGAGATCGTTCCGTCTCTTTCAACAATGAAAGTAATTGTAGTTTTCATGACATAATCAGATTCAAAATCAGAATTATCAAATTTATTCATTACTTTATTTCTGAAAGATTCGATTCCATCTGCAAATTGAGCTTCAACACTTAGTTCACCTCCCTCTTTCACAGAATTGTCAGGACCAGTTGATGGTGTTACTTTTGGAGGAGTAATTGTTCCCGGACCAGAAATAATTGTTGTAGGTATATTGATTGTTGTCGCTGGTGGCGCAATAAAATCATTCTTTACTCCTGCAATCGCATCTTTAGGAATATCTTTTACAATTTTACTTTCATCTGCATCTCTTGTTGGAGTTACTACCTGTGAATCATATTGTCTTACACTTGGAGGTGGTGGAGTAACAGTTTTCGGAGGCACTACTTCAGCAGGTGGATCTTTTTTTTCCACATCAATCATGACTGGCGGTACTGGAGTGAAGTCTCTCTCATTGATTTCAACAGTTCTAAATGTCGAAATAATCATTGGCGTAATAGAGATTGCCGCCAGAAGACTCACCCCTATAAAAAGTGATTTCGTTAGAATTCTGTCTGATTCATTTCTTAAAACATAAGCACCGTATTGCTTGTTGCGGTTCTCAAAAAGAATTTCATTCAATCGAAATTCTTGGTTTTGTTGAAGGTGTTTCATCACGATAAAAAAATTAAATTGTTAATATATTGCGATTATTAGTTTTCTATATTGTTTGAATTAATCATTGAAACAATATCAAAAAATTTGCCAAAAATTTATCAAAACACAATCGTTTCATTAAATTTGATGAGAAAATAAAAAAATAACTATTTATTGAATAAGGTTTTGTCTTCATATGCTAGATGCAGAAAAATGATTTTAAAACTCACTAATTCAGGAAACCAAGGCTTCGGTAACGTGTAACAAGTAATTCTCTTGAGACTTACTTTGTAACAACACAAAAAAAAGAGACTATCGATGGACAGTCTCTTTAATTTATATGAAAATTCTTTTTTTAGAATAATTCTTTTCTGATGATGTTTTGACTTCTTTCAGGGCCGACAGATACTAAGTAAACGTTGATTCCTAAATACTTTTCGATAAACTCTATATATTTCTGAGCAGTATCCGGAAGTTCGTCATAGCTTCTTACTTTAGTCAAATCTTCGTTCCAACCCGGTAGATCCTGGTAGATTGGTTCGTAGTTGTATAATTTCTCTGTTGAAGAAGTAAAATAATCGATGATTTTCCCGTCTTCAGTTTTGTAATGCGTAACAATTTTCAGATTTTCAATTCCTGTAAGAACGTCTAATTTGGTGATCACCAAATTATTAATTCCGTTGATCATGCAAGCGTGCTTCAAAGAAACAAGGTCTAACCAACCTGTTCTTCTTGGTCTTCCTGTAGTCGCTCCGAATTCACCACCTATCTGTCTGATGCTTTCTCCCAGCTCATTGTCCAGTTCAGAAGGGAAAGGTCCGTTTCCTACTCTTGTGCAATATGCTTTGGCAACACCGATCAGGTTTTTAAGTGAAGTTGGCGGAACACCGGCTCCTGTACAAACTCCTCCAGTTGACGGAGAAGATGAAGTAACATATGGATACGTTCCGAAATCAATATCAAGCATCAAAGCCTGAGCTCCTTCGAATAATACATTTTTACCGTCTCTGATTGCTTCATTAAGCTCCAATTCAGTATCAACGATTCTTTCCTGAAGCTGTTTTCCGATTTCTAAATATTCGTTGTAGATTTCTTCAACGTCTAAAGTTGGTTTGTCGTAATATTTTTCGAAAAGAGAATTTTTAACTTTTAAGTTTTTCTCAATTTTATCTCTTAAAATTTCAGGATTCAAAAGGTCTACCATTCTGATTCCGATTCTTGCGATTTTATCTTCGTAGCAAGGTCCGATTCCTTTTTTGGTGGTTCCGATCTGAGTTCCTCCGTGCTCTTCCTCACGGTAAGTATCCAAAAGAATGTGGTAAGGCATGATGACATGCGCTCTTCTGCTGATAAAAATATGGTCTGTTCTCA
This region includes:
- a CDS encoding WbqC family protein is translated as MQNILLPVFYLPPISWFSVFLDPDNEVVFEQYESFPKQTFRNRTNIYGANGKLSLIIPINHTGKREMKDIEISYREDWMKIHWKSIKNVYQGSPYFEYYEDKFEVLYEKKEKFLLDFNLKSIDIIQKILKTEKAQSLNEEYFKNPSQINFRDQFSTKFESQFEMDEYYQIFTDKYGFLKDLSIIDLICNKGPESVTYLKNIK
- the lepB gene encoding signal peptidase I; the protein is MFKSKIFNKVLLTGSFIVTIIIIAKLSGVLQYALIPTAGSEPTIKRGDWLFMSNILPYDKYKILAYEQKNPDHFPGIYAQRLVGVEGDRIQIKNGDLYVNDSLINGNFEINQAYKIDRGFANHLIEKGTLEEDFYPIDENHYITQLSKKDLTKDYFFERLISTETDPYIFKTFGKKWNADNFGPLTVPLGKVFFLGDNRNASLDSRFVGFADKDDIVGRVFYPKN
- the lepB gene encoding signal peptidase I — protein: MNYFLTYAVYVLILSLLMGISTWKLFKKMGYSPLFAFVPFYNYFIILKETEHPKWWAILSYLPIVGPIMMSVFHIYLMKKFGKNLVQNQVLTVLLPFIYMATVNYSKDVEIEDKNDLYLTDEEKAAEKKDTFAGSITFAVVFATIIHVFFTQPFGIPTGSMERTLLVGDFLFVNKWSYGYRLPMRPLAIPFLQGTILDTGIKGNPKDDPKSYVEAVKLPYERIFQFNKPQKNDIVVFNYPRDSVHVSLDRADPYVKRCVAVAGDTFEMRDGKMFVNNKPEIFLGDQEVQHRYTVTTSDLLDMNGLNSKYGYFWLDEIDRDNHLQYLKTNSGYIYSFQGLDKERYKIIKSLPEVVDIKEDIQTKNDSGVSYRNASRSKIDTTQSIFPINSGWNQDQYGPIKIPKKGDVVTINLLNLPEFQWIIKNYEHNTLENKNGKIFINGKETNQYTIQQDYYMMVGDNRDASLDARFFGFVPEENIVGKPMFTWMSVQGLFEDKNVEYKAPTKVRFDRMFKATNTGEANKTSYWWIAVLILVLFFGWEYFVKLFKKKKTEED
- the dapB gene encoding 4-hydroxy-tetrahydrodipicolinate reductase, whose protein sequence is MKIALVGYGKMGKIIDEIATKRGHEVVARLKETPTAETLNSPDVVIEFSLPEVAFDNIKACLENKIPVICGTTGWLERKTEIENLAVENETAFLYGSNFSLGVNLFFALNEKLADLMKSVDEYSCQLEEIHHIHKLDAPSGTAISIAEGIFKSNPKYEAWKLEETQEKNLGIFAIREDEVPGTHSVYYKSEVDEIEIKHTAFNRNGFALGAVVAAEWIKDKKGNFTMKDVLGL
- a CDS encoding DUF5683 domain-containing protein, with the translated sequence MTKLLFIFFLFLMGIFQSQVTRNDTILVDSAPPDSVAVSKVSETSVVETIEKANAPAKIVVKKLNPTKAGLYSAVLPGLGQFYNKKYWKIPVVWGAVGVGAGIAIWNQNQYKKYREYYIAKLNGTPNEFVDARPYLDKIALGNAQDRVKRQRDYAIAITGLLYILNIVDAVVDAHLYEGRKDPDLTFAPAVIYDDFGSAPPKTGLSLSYKF
- a CDS encoding ParB/RepB/Spo0J family partition protein, with protein sequence MKDKKRAMGRGLGAILSAESKAMVNSATDEGAENFVGNIMEVSIEDIYPNPTQPRTYFDEKALNELAQSIKNLGVIQPITLRKDGEKFEIISGERRFRASKIAGLTSVPAYIRLVNDQELLEMALVENIQREDLDSIEIALTYQRLMEEIGMTQENLSQRVGKDRSTITNSIRLLRLNPDIQNAIRSGEISAGHGRAIISLENEEHQQALFDIIIKEKLNVRQTEQAAIAFKNPKSPAAKKAKVELSNNYKRAQKTIADILDVKVEIKTVGTGKKGKIVLDFKNEDELEYILSHIK
- a CDS encoding ParA family protein, translated to MAKIIGIANQKGGVGKTTTAVNLAAALGVLEKKILIIDADPQANATSGLGVEEVQYSTYNLLEHSIETRNCIQKTTTPNLDIVPSHIDLVAAEIELVDKENREYMLKKALATVRDDYDYIIIDCAPSLGLITVNALTAADSVIIPIQCEYFALEGLGKLLNTIKNVQKIHNKDLDIEGLLLTMYDSRLRLSNQVVEEVHAHFPEMVFETIISRNVRLSEAPSFGESILNYDAESKGAIQYLQLAEEVLLKNENLVKN
- a CDS encoding energy transducer TonB, producing the protein MKHLQQNQEFRLNEILFENRNKQYGAYVLRNESDRILTKSLFIGVSLLAAISITPMIISTFRTVEINERDFTPVPPVMIDVEKKDPPAEVVPPKTVTPPPPSVRQYDSQVVTPTRDADESKIVKDIPKDAIAGVKNDFIAPPATTINIPTTIISGPGTITPPKVTPSTGPDNSVKEGGELSVEAQFADGIESFRNKVMNKFDNSDFESDYVMKTTITFIVERDGTISGIKADGKNLDFNAEALRTIKSIKGKWIPGKNKKGEAVRSYFKFPISMKFDN
- a CDS encoding adenylosuccinate synthase; this encodes MSTYVVVGLQYGDEGKGKITDVLSAKSDYVVRFQGGDNAGHTVYVGEEKFVLHLLPSGVLQCKGKCIIANGVVVNPKSFIREVGQIESKGLRTDHIFISRRAHVIMPYHILLDTYREEEHGGTQIGTTKKGIGPCYEDKIARIGIRMVDLLNPEILRDKIEKNLKVKNSLFEKYYDKPTLDVEEIYNEYLEIGKQLQERIVDTELELNEAIRDGKNVLFEGAQALMLDIDFGTYPYVTSSSPSTGGVCTGAGVPPTSLKNLIGVAKAYCTRVGNGPFPSELDNELGESIRQIGGEFGATTGRPRRTGWLDLVSLKHACMINGINNLVITKLDVLTGIENLKIVTHYKTEDGKIIDYFTSSTEKLYNYEPIYQDLPGWNEDLTKVRSYDELPDTAQKYIEFIEKYLGINVYLVSVGPERSQNIIRKELF